One Methylophaga marina DNA window includes the following coding sequences:
- the eno gene encoding phosphopyruvate hydratase — translation MSKIIDVKAREIIDSRGNPTVEADVILESGAFGRAAVPSGASTGEREAVELRDGDKGRYLGKGVLKAVEAVNGELREAVLGMDANDQRALDNKLIATDGTENKSRLGANALLAISMASARAAAADAKKTLYKYLSTEEKAVMPVPMMNIINGGSHADNSVDLQEFMIMPVGASSLTEAVRYGAEVFHELKKVLNSRGLNTAVGDEGGFAPDLPSNESAIEVILEAIKNAGYEAGKDIMLALDAASSEFYKDGMYVLASENRSLTSAEFADLLADWSNKYPIISIEDGMDENDWEGWKLLTDKIGDKVQLVGDDLFVTNPKILQEGIDKGVANSILIKVNQIGTLSETLDAINLAKANGYTAVVSHRSGETEDTTIADLAVATNAGQIKTGSLSRSDRVAKYNQLIRIEAELGDAASYPGMKAFNVQQA, via the coding sequence TTGAGCAAAATCATTGATGTAAAAGCAAGAGAAATCATCGATTCACGTGGTAATCCGACGGTTGAAGCTGACGTTATTCTGGAAAGTGGTGCATTTGGACGTGCAGCAGTGCCATCTGGTGCCTCAACAGGTGAACGTGAAGCCGTTGAATTACGTGACGGCGATAAAGGCCGTTACTTAGGTAAAGGTGTTTTAAAAGCAGTTGAAGCCGTCAACGGTGAGTTACGTGAAGCGGTACTGGGAATGGACGCTAACGACCAACGTGCTTTAGACAATAAATTGATTGCCACAGATGGCACCGAAAACAAAAGCCGTTTAGGTGCTAATGCCTTATTAGCTATCTCGATGGCATCTGCCCGCGCTGCTGCCGCCGATGCGAAGAAAACCTTATACAAATACCTGTCAACCGAAGAAAAAGCCGTGATGCCAGTACCGATGATGAACATCATCAACGGTGGTTCACACGCTGATAACAGCGTCGATTTACAAGAATTTATGATCATGCCTGTCGGCGCATCCAGCCTGACTGAAGCTGTGCGTTATGGTGCTGAAGTCTTCCATGAATTGAAAAAAGTGCTGAACAGCCGTGGCTTGAATACAGCTGTCGGTGATGAAGGTGGTTTTGCACCGGATCTGCCATCTAACGAGTCAGCGATTGAAGTGATACTGGAAGCCATTAAAAACGCCGGTTATGAAGCAGGTAAAGATATTATGTTGGCTTTAGATGCAGCCAGCTCAGAATTTTATAAAGATGGCATGTATGTGCTGGCTTCTGAAAATCGCTCATTAACGTCAGCAGAATTTGCCGATTTATTGGCAGACTGGTCGAATAAATATCCGATCATCAGTATTGAAGACGGTATGGATGAAAATGACTGGGAAGGCTGGAAATTGTTGACCGATAAAATTGGCGATAAAGTACAGTTGGTCGGTGATGACCTGTTTGTCACTAACCCGAAAATTCTGCAAGAAGGTATCGATAAAGGCGTCGCCAACTCGATTCTTATCAAAGTGAATCAAATTGGTACTTTGTCTGAAACATTGGATGCGATTAACTTAGCGAAAGCCAATGGTTACACCGCCGTTGTATCTCACCGTAGTGGTGAAACAGAAGATACGACAATTGCTGATTTGGCTGTGGCGACCAATGCCGGTCAAATCAAAACAGGTTCATTATCACGTTCAGACCGCGTTGCGAAATATAACCAACTGATTCGCATCGAAGCTGAATTAGGTGATGCTGCCAGCTACCCAGGTATGAAGGCGTTTAACGTCCAACAAGCCTAG
- the ispD gene encoding 2-C-methyl-D-erythritol 4-phosphate cytidylyltransferase, translating to MSSKQAVWAVVPAAGIGSRMQADIPKQYLEINNKPVLQLTLERLASHPAIDGIVIALAENDTWWSDLSLTLPCELLTATGGKDRSDSVTNALKVLRQRLADDPWVLVHDAARPCLRHEDIDRMLATLSQDPVGGILGIPVSDTVKRVDADNVIKETVCRQGLWRAATPQMFRLAMLSRALESASDQSFAVTDEASAVELAGYQPRMVEGHSDNLKITLPQDLALAALYLRQQAGEN from the coding sequence ATGAGCAGTAAACAGGCTGTTTGGGCCGTTGTGCCCGCTGCAGGTATTGGCAGTCGTATGCAGGCTGATATTCCTAAGCAGTATTTAGAGATTAATAATAAACCAGTATTGCAATTAACACTTGAGCGTCTGGCTTCACATCCGGCTATTGATGGCATTGTGATTGCTTTAGCTGAAAATGATACGTGGTGGTCTGATTTATCACTCACCTTACCTTGTGAGTTGCTGACAGCGACAGGTGGTAAAGATCGTTCTGATTCGGTAACAAATGCGTTAAAGGTTTTACGGCAACGGCTAGCTGACGATCCTTGGGTATTGGTTCACGATGCGGCCAGACCTTGTTTACGACATGAAGATATTGATCGTATGTTAGCCACCTTATCGCAAGATCCGGTTGGTGGCATTCTAGGTATTCCCGTATCAGATACGGTCAAACGAGTCGATGCAGATAACGTCATTAAAGAGACTGTTTGCCGTCAAGGTCTTTGGCGTGCTGCGACGCCACAGATGTTTCGTTTAGCAATGCTTTCACGTGCACTAGAGTCGGCATCCGATCAGTCTTTCGCCGTTACCGATGAAGCTAGCGCGGTGGAACTTGCTGGCTATCAGCCACGTATGGTGGAAGGGCATAGTGATAATCTAAAGATCACACTTCCACAAGACTTGGCACTTGCAGCACTTTATTTACGCCAGCAGGCAGGAGAAAATTAA
- the tilS gene encoding tRNA lysidine(34) synthetase TilS, with the protein MSLNPQKIITDITSLAAGRPVCLAYSGGVDSHVLLHLLATTQHPQLAQVRAVHINHGLHKTAEQWAKHCADVASKLDIEFSHIDVTVQDIDELGLEAAARKARYQALSDELLSDEVLVTAQHQHDQAETLLLQLFRGAGPLGLSAMWPESQSHGMSIIRPLLDVPKQDILDYAELHQLHWVDDPSNQNIDINRNYLRQEIWPLLQQRWPTIEKTISRSAKHCQETSLLLAQLAEQDREQCQLKHDGHLSIAAVKQLPLERQRNLLRFMIETAGYVLPSTAILQRIIEDVINAADDKAPLVRWADTEVRRYRDDLYVQTSTDSELPPIEINFTGPAELELSDDCTLKWQLTSGDGLKTSVLNGDLMMRYRQGGEKIRLRGHPQHKSLKQLFQEWSVPPWKRATIPLIFVGAELVGVVGYGYAEHYAADTGEKGWLPYLAGDLQPDLD; encoded by the coding sequence GTGTCATTAAATCCCCAAAAAATCATCACTGACATTACTTCACTGGCGGCAGGACGACCTGTTTGTCTTGCCTACAGTGGTGGTGTCGATTCTCATGTCTTATTGCATCTTTTAGCAACCACACAACACCCACAGCTTGCTCAAGTTCGTGCTGTACATATTAACCACGGTTTACATAAAACAGCGGAGCAGTGGGCTAAGCATTGTGCCGATGTTGCCAGCAAACTTGATATTGAATTTAGTCATATTGATGTCACTGTTCAGGATATCGATGAATTAGGTTTGGAAGCCGCAGCCAGGAAAGCCCGTTATCAGGCTCTGAGTGATGAATTACTGTCAGATGAAGTGCTGGTCACTGCCCAACATCAGCATGATCAGGCTGAAACGCTTTTACTGCAGCTATTTCGTGGTGCAGGGCCATTAGGGTTGTCTGCTATGTGGCCTGAAAGTCAGTCACATGGTATGAGTATTATCCGACCACTGTTAGATGTGCCCAAGCAGGATATTCTTGATTATGCTGAACTTCATCAGCTTCATTGGGTTGATGATCCCAGTAATCAAAACATCGATATCAATCGCAATTATCTACGCCAAGAAATTTGGCCGCTTTTGCAACAGCGTTGGCCCACTATTGAAAAAACTATTAGTCGAAGTGCAAAGCATTGCCAAGAGACTAGTCTGTTATTAGCTCAATTGGCGGAACAGGATCGAGAACAGTGTCAGTTGAAACACGATGGACATTTATCTATCGCAGCCGTGAAACAACTACCCTTGGAGCGGCAACGAAACCTGTTGCGGTTTATGATTGAAACAGCAGGGTATGTATTACCGTCTACAGCGATTTTACAGCGTATTATCGAAGACGTGATCAATGCCGCTGATGATAAAGCCCCGCTGGTGAGATGGGCAGATACTGAAGTCAGGCGTTATCGAGATGATTTATATGTTCAGACTTCTACAGATTCAGAACTCCCTCCAATAGAGATTAATTTCACTGGCCCTGCAGAACTTGAGTTGTCCGACGACTGCACACTCAAATGGCAGTTGACTTCCGGTGATGGTTTGAAAACATCTGTGCTCAATGGTGATCTTATGATGCGTTATCGTCAGGGCGGGGAAAAAATCCGGCTTAGGGGACATCCGCAACATAAATCATTAAAACAGCTTTTCCAGGAGTGGTCAGTACCGCCTTGGAAGCGCGCAACTATTCCGCTGATTTTTGTTGGAGCAGAGTTAGTCGGCGTTGTGGGATATGGTTATGCTGAACATTATGCGGCTGATACTGGTGAAAAAGGCTGGCTGCCTTATCTGGCTGGTGATCTTCAACCAGATTTAGATTGA
- the ispF gene encoding 2-C-methyl-D-erythritol 2,4-cyclodiphosphate synthase, whose product MRIGHGYDVHRFTEDTPLIIGGMTIPHTHGLEAHSDGDVLIHAICDALLGAAGLWDIGHHFPDNDEAFKGIDSRILLRRVIDDLVKRGWSVSNVDATIIAQAPKMAPFIPQMRELLAADMQTDITAINIKATTTEKLGFAGRKEGIATHAVALIKPMDD is encoded by the coding sequence ATGCGTATCGGACATGGCTATGACGTTCATCGGTTTACTGAGGACACCCCTTTAATCATTGGCGGTATGACCATCCCACACACGCATGGACTTGAAGCGCATTCAGATGGTGATGTACTGATTCATGCTATCTGTGATGCTTTATTGGGTGCTGCCGGCTTATGGGACATCGGCCATCACTTTCCTGATAACGATGAGGCATTCAAAGGCATTGATAGTCGTATTTTATTGCGGCGTGTTATCGACGATCTTGTAAAACGGGGATGGTCTGTGAGTAATGTTGATGCCACGATTATTGCACAAGCACCCAAAATGGCGCCTTTTATCCCTCAAATGCGCGAATTGTTAGCCGCCGACATGCAAACCGATATCACTGCCATTAATATCAAAGCGACTACTACTGAAAAGTTAGGTTTTGCGGGTCGCAAAGAGGGGATAGCCACTCATGCTGTCGCCTTGATTAAGCCGATGGACGACTAA
- a CDS encoding PilT/PilU family type 4a pilus ATPase has translation MDMTPYFRLMADKDASDMFFCTGTEPHIKIQGVIRPVGTQKLAPGDVKEMAYSMMTDEQAKEFESTLEMNFAVPLKGVGRFRVNIFRQRGECSIVIRYIRTSIPTFEQIGLPDVLGDVVMEKRGLILVVGATGSGKSTTLASMIGHRNRNSSSHILTIEDPLEFVHKHERSIVQQREVGIDTLSYENALKNALREAPDVILIGEIRDMETMKHAINYAETGHLCLATLHANNANQALDRIINFFPEILHRQLLMDLSLNLRAIISQRLLPTKDAGRVPAVEVMLNSPYISDLINKGEIGSIKDAMRDSNEKGTITFDQALLGLYRSGKITEEDALMNADSRNDLSLAIRLGDDSAGSDTPDELILS, from the coding sequence GTGGATATGACACCTTATTTCAGACTGATGGCAGACAAGGATGCCTCAGATATGTTTTTCTGCACTGGCACTGAACCCCATATCAAAATTCAGGGCGTCATCAGACCGGTTGGCACCCAGAAATTAGCGCCCGGTGATGTGAAAGAAATGGCTTATTCGATGATGACGGATGAGCAGGCAAAGGAATTTGAAAGCACACTTGAGATGAACTTTGCTGTTCCTCTGAAAGGCGTGGGGCGTTTCCGGGTCAATATTTTCCGTCAGCGTGGCGAGTGTTCTATCGTGATTCGTTATATCAGAACCTCCATTCCAACCTTTGAACAAATTGGTTTGCCTGATGTGCTCGGTGATGTGGTCATGGAAAAACGTGGACTGATTCTAGTGGTGGGGGCAACAGGTTCAGGTAAGTCAACCACACTGGCATCGATGATAGGTCATCGCAATCGTAATTCCAGTTCACATATTCTGACAATTGAAGACCCGCTTGAGTTTGTACACAAACATGAACGTTCAATCGTGCAACAGCGTGAAGTTGGTATTGATACTTTATCTTATGAAAACGCCTTAAAAAATGCCTTGCGTGAAGCGCCCGACGTCATTCTTATTGGTGAAATCCGTGATATGGAAACAATGAAACACGCGATTAACTATGCTGAAACGGGTCATCTCTGTCTGGCGACATTGCACGCTAATAACGCCAATCAGGCACTCGATAGAATTATTAACTTTTTCCCTGAAATTTTGCACCGACAGCTATTAATGGATTTATCGCTTAATTTGCGAGCCATTATTTCTCAACGATTATTGCCAACCAAGGATGCAGGGCGTGTACCTGCCGTTGAGGTCATGCTGAATTCTCCATATATCTCAGATTTGATCAATAAAGGAGAAATTGGCAGTATCAAAGATGCCATGCGTGACAGTAATGAAAAAGGTACCATTACATTTGATCAGGCGCTGCTCGGTCTGTATCGCAGTGGTAAGATCACAGAAGAAGACGCATTAATGAATGCCGATTCGCGTAATGATTTGAGTCTGGCTATTCGTCTTGGTGATGACAGTGCCGGATCAGACACACCAGATGAATTAATTCTCAGCTAA
- the kdsA gene encoding 3-deoxy-8-phosphooctulonate synthase, with product MQLCGHEVGGRQPLFLIAGTCVIESEQMTMDVAGQLKEITDKLGIPFIYKSSFDKANRTSTKSYRGPGLEAGLAILEKVKKEFNLPVLTDVHEDTPLAEVASVVDVLQTPAFLCRQTNFIVNVASQGLPVNIKKGQFLAPWDMQHVADKAKSTGNQQIMLCERGTSFGYNTLISDMRGLPTMRNMDCPVVYDATHSVQQPGGQGGASGGQREFVPVLARAAVATGIAGVFMETHPEPEKALSDGPNSWPLHKMTALLEMLQAIDATVKQQDFIEDELLAGR from the coding sequence ATGCAATTATGTGGTCATGAAGTGGGTGGTAGACAGCCTTTATTTTTAATTGCCGGTACCTGCGTTATTGAAAGTGAGCAAATGACCATGGATGTAGCCGGTCAGTTGAAAGAAATCACTGACAAGTTGGGTATTCCATTTATCTACAAGTCCTCTTTTGATAAAGCCAATCGTACCTCGACAAAGAGCTATCGTGGACCAGGTTTAGAAGCTGGTTTAGCGATTCTGGAAAAAGTTAAAAAAGAATTTAATTTGCCCGTACTGACGGATGTGCATGAAGATACGCCACTAGCCGAAGTTGCCAGCGTGGTAGATGTGTTGCAGACACCAGCGTTCTTATGTCGCCAAACGAATTTTATTGTCAATGTGGCTAGTCAGGGGCTGCCAGTTAATATCAAAAAAGGTCAGTTTCTCGCACCTTGGGATATGCAACACGTCGCAGACAAAGCCAAATCAACCGGTAACCAACAGATTATGTTGTGTGAACGTGGCACCTCATTTGGTTACAACACCCTGATCTCCGATATGCGTGGTTTACCTACCATGCGAAATATGGACTGTCCTGTAGTTTATGACGCAACACACTCCGTACAGCAGCCCGGTGGACAAGGCGGTGCCTCTGGTGGTCAACGTGAATTTGTGCCTGTACTGGCACGTGCAGCGGTCGCAACCGGCATTGCCGGTGTGTTTATGGAAACACACCCCGAGCCTGAAAAAGCCTTAAGTGATGGACCTAATTCCTGGCCATTACATAAAATGACAGCATTGTTAGAAATGCTGCAAGCAATAGATGCAACAGTAAAACAACAAGACTTTATCGAAGACGAGCTGTTAGCTGGTCGATAA
- the ftsB gene encoding cell division protein FtsB has translation MSKPVMILLAVILVLLQYRLWLSHDGLPSLLRLHQAVEKQRIDNAELKERNQVLAAEVQDLKSGLDALEERARSELGMVKPGETFFQIIDKPDEQ, from the coding sequence ATGTCTAAACCCGTCATGATCTTGTTAGCCGTCATATTGGTATTGCTTCAATACCGATTATGGCTAAGTCATGACGGGCTTCCTTCCTTATTACGCCTCCACCAAGCTGTAGAAAAGCAACGCATTGATAACGCTGAGTTAAAAGAGCGAAATCAAGTGCTTGCTGCTGAGGTACAAGACTTAAAAAGTGGTCTTGATGCCCTCGAAGAAAGAGCTCGTAGTGAGCTGGGCATGGTAAAACCAGGCGAAACCTTTTTCCAGATTATTGATAAACCAGATGAGCAGTAA
- a CDS encoding acetyl-CoA carboxylase carboxyltransferase subunit alpha, with translation MQLNFLDYEQPIAELEAKIDELRYMSNDSDLNITEEIQKLKEKSESLTKSIFASLTPWQITQMARHPQRPYTLDYIKLLLTDFEELHGDRTYADDAALVAGIGRLNGRPVVAIGHQKGRDTKEKVARNFGMPRPEGYRKALRVMKMAERFGMPVITFIDTPGAYPGIGAEERGQSEAIARNLFEMAQLKTPIISTVIGEGGSGGALAVGVADHLMMLEYGIYSVISPEGCASILWKSAEKASDAAATLGVTSSRLKELKLIDEVVAEPLGGAHRNVPEMAKRVKQAIENKMKELEKLPADKLIKRRQEKLLNYGAFEG, from the coding sequence ATGCAGTTAAATTTCCTTGACTACGAACAACCCATCGCTGAGCTGGAAGCGAAAATTGATGAGTTGCGCTACATGAGTAATGACAGTGATTTAAATATCACTGAAGAGATTCAAAAGTTAAAGGAAAAAAGTGAAAGTCTGACAAAATCGATTTTCGCCTCATTAACGCCCTGGCAAATCACACAAATGGCGCGTCATCCACAACGTCCATACACCCTTGATTACATTAAATTACTTCTGACAGACTTCGAAGAACTGCATGGTGATCGCACTTATGCTGATGATGCTGCTTTGGTCGCCGGGATCGGTCGTTTAAATGGTCGTCCTGTTGTGGCGATTGGCCATCAAAAAGGGCGTGACACCAAAGAGAAAGTCGCCAGAAACTTTGGTATGCCAAGACCAGAAGGTTATCGTAAAGCATTGCGTGTGATGAAAATGGCAGAACGCTTTGGCATGCCTGTGATTACCTTCATTGACACGCCTGGCGCTTATCCTGGCATCGGTGCGGAAGAACGTGGTCAAAGTGAAGCGATTGCCCGTAATCTGTTTGAAATGGCGCAATTAAAAACGCCCATTATCAGTACAGTCATTGGTGAAGGTGGTTCTGGTGGCGCATTAGCTGTAGGTGTTGCTGATCATCTGATGATGCTTGAATACGGTATTTACTCGGTGATTTCCCCAGAAGGTTGTGCCTCTATTTTATGGAAGAGTGCCGAAAAAGCCTCAGATGCCGCAGCCACATTAGGTGTGACCTCTTCACGACTGAAAGAACTGAAACTGATCGACGAAGTTGTTGCTGAGCCTTTAGGCGGTGCCCACCGTAACGTGCCTGAAATGGCAAAACGCGTCAAACAAGCCATTGAAAATAAAATGAAAGAGTTAGAAAAACTCCCTGCTGATAAATTAATCAAACGCCGTCAGGAAAAACTGCTGAATTACGGCGCTTTTGAGGGATAA
- a CDS encoding CTP synthase, whose translation MTKFIFVTGGVVSSLGKGIAAASLAAILEARGLKVTLVKLDPYINVDPGTMSPLQHGEVFVTEDGAETDLDLGHYERFIDADMTRSNNYTTGQIYENVIRKERRGEYLGNTVQVIPHITDEIKRCIFEGAGDADVALIEIGGTVGDIESLPFLETIRQMGSELGRERALFLHLTLVPYIASAGEIKTKPTQHSVKELRTIGIQPDVLVCRMDRPLPESERKKIALFTNVAVNNVVSCVDVDSIYKIPMELHRQGLDDIVVKQLGLDAKPADLSQWQQVYNNLTKPEGEVNIAMVGKYMELTEAYKSLSESLIHAGIHTRTKVHVHYVDSELVEQQGPDCIKDMDAILVPGGFGERGVEGMIQTAQFARENNVPYLGICLGMQVAVIEYARHKAGMPEAYSTEFDLNTVDPVIGLITEWQKEDGSVEQRDHDSDLGGTMRLGGYPCVLKPGSLAQKIYGEQEIVERHRHRYEFNSNYKEKLEQAGLVFSGMSKDETLAEMIEIPEHQWFVACQFHPEFTSTPRHGHPLFEGFISAAKANKKNRG comes from the coding sequence ATGACTAAATTTATTTTCGTCACTGGTGGTGTTGTGTCTTCCCTGGGTAAGGGGATTGCCGCGGCGTCACTGGCTGCTATTCTTGAAGCACGTGGACTGAAAGTCACGTTGGTAAAACTTGACCCTTACATCAACGTTGATCCCGGCACGATGAGCCCGCTTCAACACGGTGAGGTTTTTGTCACAGAAGACGGTGCAGAAACTGACCTTGACCTCGGTCACTATGAGCGTTTCATTGATGCGGATATGACCCGCAGCAATAACTACACGACCGGACAGATTTATGAGAACGTGATTCGTAAAGAACGTCGTGGCGAGTATTTAGGCAATACCGTACAGGTTATTCCGCACATTACTGATGAAATCAAGCGCTGTATTTTCGAAGGTGCCGGTGATGCCGATGTGGCGTTGATAGAGATTGGTGGCACAGTTGGGGATATTGAATCTTTACCTTTCCTTGAAACCATTCGTCAGATGGGCTCCGAATTGGGCCGTGAACGTGCATTATTCCTGCATTTAACTTTGGTGCCATATATTGCATCAGCAGGCGAAATCAAAACCAAACCCACACAACACTCAGTTAAAGAACTCAGAACCATTGGTATTCAACCGGATGTGTTGGTATGTCGGATGGATCGTCCTCTGCCAGAATCTGAACGTAAGAAAATTGCGTTATTCACCAATGTGGCAGTGAATAATGTGGTGTCTTGTGTGGATGTGGACAGCATCTATAAAATTCCAATGGAATTACACCGTCAGGGCTTAGATGACATTGTCGTGAAACAATTAGGTTTAGATGCTAAACCGGCTGATTTAAGCCAATGGCAACAGGTCTACAACAACCTGACTAAACCGGAAGGCGAAGTGAATATCGCTATGGTCGGTAAGTATATGGAACTGACCGAAGCTTATAAATCGTTGTCTGAATCATTAATTCATGCTGGTATCCATACCAGAACCAAAGTGCATGTGCATTATGTCGATTCGGAACTGGTTGAGCAGCAAGGGCCGGATTGCATCAAGGATATGGATGCGATTCTGGTACCGGGCGGCTTCGGTGAGCGCGGTGTTGAAGGCATGATCCAAACCGCGCAGTTTGCCCGCGAAAATAATGTTCCATACCTGGGTATTTGTTTAGGTATGCAGGTTGCCGTCATTGAGTATGCACGTCATAAAGCCGGTATGCCCGAAGCTTACAGTACAGAGTTTGACTTAAACACGGTTGATCCTGTGATTGGGCTGATTACCGAGTGGCAAAAAGAAGACGGCAGCGTTGAGCAACGCGATCATGATTCTGACCTTGGCGGTACCATGCGCCTTGGTGGTTATCCATGTGTACTGAAACCTGGCAGTCTGGCTCAAAAAATTTATGGTGAGCAAGAAATTGTTGAACGTCATCGTCACCGTTACGAGTTCAATAGCAACTATAAAGAGAAACTGGAACAAGCGGGTTTAGTGTTCTCTGGTATGTCAAAAGATGAAACCTTGGCTGAAATGATTGAAATTCCAGAACATCAATGGTTTGTAGCTTGTCAGTTCCATCCAGAATTCACATCGACACCGCGTCATGGTCATCCTTTATTTGAAGGATTTATCAGTGCCGCCAAAGCTAACAAAAAGAATAGAGGGTAA